A portion of the Zootoca vivipara chromosome 6, rZooViv1.1, whole genome shotgun sequence genome contains these proteins:
- the TMPRSS9 gene encoding transmembrane protease serine 9, which yields MEPPALPAGKPVLGGEKCRPVSGGDSTRCRLTLVSILLGAITAICGGMLMGFLGKQEFLAEHLVELQGLRYESSLQCPNSNYHRTLTPVLERLFKSSFQNSALEGTCAKCSVLQYRKGNASILVHFRLWFSSQPLSPDAEEQALERGLAAALGNRGITLPSYGIIWAASLTGSMESSLAHRLKSGTCPGTAFTCHSGQCVPRENVECDDRRDCLDDSDEAECDCGSRPAMQAANRIVGGSEATRGEFPWQVSLRENNEHFCGATILAAKWLVSAAHCFNEFQDPGTWTAHAGTVWLSGSESSAVKAGVSHILKHPSYDTDTADYDVALLALSEPLPFGKYVQPACLPASSHIFPSGKKCSISGWGYLKEDFLVKPERLQKAVVELLDQTLCASLYSNAITDRMLCAGYLEGKVDSCQGDSGGPLVCEEPSGRFFLAGIVSWGIGCAEARRPGVYARVTRLRNWIHDTMATFTAPPGPTLPTTASTTLLPLAATKGTSTTGKPLPSPTTAGGKPAATLPRPQECGRRPGFSKPIKIVGGLDASRGEVPWQVSLKEGLNHFCGATIIGDRWLLSAAHCFNHTKVEYLTAFAGTTWLSAADSSSVKVSVRQVVRHPSYNPALLDFDVAVLELERPLPFSKVIQPICLPLAVHKFPVGRKCMISGWGSLQEGNASKPENLQRASVGIIDQKTCNVLYNFSLTEQMICAGFLDGKVDSCQGDSGGPLACEETPGVFYLAGLVSWGGGCAQARRPGVYARITKLKAWILKTISPCPSTTTNAVTTSSTTTKATTSGSASSSSPSLPLASQSTTEASPSTSLRATPSTARPATNTPRATQFADCGLTSALAFSKIVGGSGAARGEWPWQASLWLRRKEHKCGAVVVADRWLLSAAHCFDVYSDPRMWVAILGTPFLSGLDGRVEKVFRIHKHPFYNIYTLDYDVALLELASPLSFTNTVKPICLPDQAHLFGQGARCVITGWGSTKEGGLMARQLQKATVNLIAEQDCRRFYPVQISSRMVCAGFLQGSVDSCSGDAGGPLACKEASGRWFLAGITSWGYGCARPFFPGVYTRVTAVRSWIAQNLKA from the exons ATGGAGCCGCCAGCACTCCCCGCTGGGAAGCCTGTGCTGGGGGGAGAGAAGTGCCGTCCTGTTTCTGGGGGAGACAGCACCCGCTGCAGGCTGACCCTGGTCTCTATCCTCCTGGGTGCCATCACGGCCATCTGTGGTGGGATGCTGATGG GCTTCCTGGGAAAGCAGGAGTTCCTGGCAGAACACCTGGTGGAGCTGCAGGGCCTCCGCTATGAGAGCAGCCTGCAGTGCCCAAACTCCAACTATCACCGCACCTTGACCCCCGTCCTGGAGAGGCTG TTCAAAAGCAGCTTTCAGAACTCAGCCCTGGAAGGGACCTGTGCCAAGTGCTCCGTCTTGCAATACAG gaagggcaatgcCAGCATCCTGGTCCACTTCCGCCTATGGTTCTCCTCGCAGCCGCTCAGCCCAGACGCAGAAGAGCAGGCGCTGGAGAGGGGCCTGGCAGCTGCGCTGGGCAACAGAGGAATCACCCTGCCCTCCTACGGCATCATCTGGGCAGCCTCTCTCACAGGTAGCATGGAATCATCCCTCGCCCATC GACTGAAATCAg GCACCTGCCCAGGGACGGCCTTCACCTGCCACAGCGGCCAGTGTGTGCCACGTGAGAATGTGGAGTGCGATGACCGGAGGGACTGCCTGGACGACTCTGATGAGGCAGAGTGCG ACTGTGGGTCTCGGCCGGCCATGCAGGCAGCCAACCGGATTGTTGGGGGGTCAGAGGCCACCCGGGGGGAGTTCCCCTGGCAAGTCAGCCTGCGGGAGAACAACGAGCACTTCTGCGGGGCCACAATCCTGGCTGCCAAGTGGCTGGTGTCTGCAGCGCACTGCTTCAACGA GTTCCAGGATCCGGGCACCTGGACGGCCCATGCAGGCACTGTCTGGCTGAGCGGCAGCGAAAGCAGCGCAGTGAAGGCTGGCGTGAGCCACATCCTCAAGCACCCCTCCTATGACACAGACACGGCCGACTACGATGTAGCGCTGCTGGCGCTGTCTGAGCCATTGCCCTTCGGCAAGTACGTccagcccgcctgcctgccggCCTCCAGCCATATCTTCCCCTCTGGCAAGAAGTGCTCCATCTCCGGCTGGGGTTACCTCAAGGAGGACTTTT TGGTGAAGCCAGAGCGGCTGCAGAAGGCCGTGGTGGAGCTGTTGGACCAGACACTATGCGCCAGCCTGTACAGCAACGCCATCACCGACCGAATGCTGTGTGCCGGATACCTGGAGGGCAAGGTCGACTCCTGCCAG GGGGATTCTGGGGGCCCACTGGTCTGCGAGGAACCCTCGGGCCGCTTCTTCCTGGCCGGAATCGTCAGCTGGGGCATCGGCTGTGCGGAGGCCAGGCGCCCAGGTGTCTATGCCCGGGTCACCAGGCTGCGGAACTGGATCCACGACACCATGGCCACGTTCACGGCCCCACCAGGCCCCACCCTCCCCACGACGGCCTCCACCACCCTCCTCCCCCTGGCAGCCACCAAGGGCACCAGCACCACTGGCAAACCCCTACCCAGCCCCACCACGGCCGGGGGCAAGCCAGCTGCCACGCTACCACGGCCCCAAG AGTGCGGCCGCCGGCCTGGCTTCTCCAAGCCCATCAAGATAGTGGGTGGCCTGGATGCCTCTCGCGGGGAGGTCCCCTGGCAGGTCAGCCTGAAGGAGGGGCTGAACCACTTCTGTGGGGCCACCATCATCGGGGACCGGTGGCTCCTTTCAGCTGCCCACTGCTTCAACCA CACCAAGGTGGAGTACCTGACAGCCTTTGCAGGCACCACCTGGCTGTCGGCGGCAGATAGCAGCTCTGTGAAGGTGAGCGTGAGGCAGGTGGTGCGGCACCCCTCCTACAACCCGGCCCTGCTGGACTTTGACGTGGCTGTCCTGGAGCTGGAGCGCCCCCTCCCCTTCAGCAAGGTCATTCAGCCCATCTGTCTCCCTCTGGCCGTCCACAAGTTCCCTGTGGGCAGGAAGTGCATGATCTCCGGCTGGGGGAGCCTCCAGGAAGGCAATG ccTCCAAGCCAGAGAACCTCCAGAGAGCCTCTGTGGGAATCATTGACCAGAAAACCTGCAATGTCCTCTACAACTTCTCCCTGACAGAGCAGATGATCTGTGCTGGGTTCCTGGATGGGAAGGTTGACTCCTGCCAG GGCGACTCAGGGGGCCCCCTGGCCTGTGAGGAGACGCCAGGTGTGTTCTACCTGGCGGGGCTGGTCAGTTGGGGGGGCGGCTGTGCGCAGGCCAGGAGGCCCGGCGTCTACGCCCGCATCACCAAGCTCAAGGCCTGGATCCTGAAAACTATCTCACCATGCCCCAGCACCACAACCAATGCCGTGACCACATCCAGCACCACAACCAAGGCCACAACCAGTggcagcgcctcctcctcctcccccagcctGCCTTTGGCTAGTCAAAGCACCACCGAGGCCAGCCCAAGCACCAGCCTCAGGGCCACCCCCAGCACAGCCAGGCCAGCAACCAACACTCCGAGAGCCACCCAGTTTGCAG ACTGCGGCTTGACCTCGGCCTTGGCTTTCAGCAAGATCGTGGGGGGCAGTGGCGCAGCACGAGGGGAGTGGCCGTGGCaagcgagcctgtggctgcggaGGAAGGAGCACAAGTGCGGGGCGGTGGTGGTGGCTGACCGCTGGCTTCTCTCGGCTGCCCACTGCTTCGATGT CTACAGCGACCCCAGGATGTGGGTGGCCATCCTGGGGACACCCTTCCTGAGCGGCCTGGACGGGCGGGTGGAGAAGGTCTTCCGGATCCACAAGCACCCCTTCTACAACATCTACACGCTGGATTACGACGTGGCGCTCCTGGAGCTGGCCTCCCCGCTGAGCTTCACCAACACGGTCAAGCCTATCTGCCTGCCGGACCAAGCCCACCTCTTCGGCCAGGGTGCCCGCTGCGTCATCACCGGCTGGGGCTCCACCAAGGAGGGAG GGCTGATGGCGAGGCAGCTGCAGAAGGCAACTGTCAACCTCATCGCCGAGCAGGACTGCCGCCGCTTCTACCCTGTCCAGATCAGCAGCCGGATGGTCTGTGCTGGGTTCCTGCAGGGGTCTGTTGACAGCTGCTCC GGTGATGCCGGCGGCCCCCTGGCCTGCAAAGAGGCTTCGGGAAGGTGGTTCCTGGCGGGCATCACCAGCTGGGGCTACGGCTGCGCCCGTCCTTTCTTCCCGGGGGTCTACACCCGAGTGACAGCTGTGCGGAGCTGGATCGCACAGAACCTCAAGGCGTGA